Proteins encoded in a region of the Streptomyces violaceoruber genome:
- a CDS encoding hemolysin family protein yields the protein MSAVEAWLGVLAVFVLTAGTGYFVAQEFAYVSADRLALARQAEEGDKKAARALRVLERLSFMLSGAQLGITVTGLVVGFIAEPSVSALLRPVLSGVGIPDGAVTGISVVLAFVLATVVQMVLGELAPKNLAIAVPERLATALAGSTLGYLKVVGPVVRIFDGAANRLLRGVGIEPVEELHHGATLEELGHLIGESHEQGELPRGTAQLLDHALEFSERTLHEVMVPRADAVFVRKDATAAEAVTLIARHGHSNYPVLGDHPDDVAGVLGVRELMGLPAGQFTATTAGAAARRPLLLPDTLPLPDAVERMREDDDEFAVVLDEHGGVAGVVTYEDIAEELVGDIADESDTVTAVAVADGEGWLVDAGRRLDEVAEATGVELPEEDDYETVAGLVVDRLGRFPAIGDRLTVELRGGGSAVIDVRTLDRHVPERIRIEWLAEKAEEQA from the coding sequence ATGAGCGCCGTGGAAGCCTGGCTGGGTGTGCTGGCCGTCTTCGTACTGACCGCGGGTACCGGGTATTTCGTCGCCCAGGAGTTCGCCTACGTCTCGGCCGACCGGCTTGCTCTCGCCCGCCAGGCCGAGGAGGGGGACAAGAAGGCCGCGCGCGCCCTGAGGGTGCTGGAGCGACTGTCGTTCATGCTCTCGGGCGCCCAGCTCGGCATCACGGTGACCGGTCTGGTGGTCGGCTTCATCGCCGAGCCCTCCGTCTCCGCGCTGCTGCGGCCCGTGCTGTCCGGCGTCGGCATCCCCGACGGCGCCGTCACCGGCATCTCCGTCGTCCTCGCCTTCGTCCTCGCCACGGTCGTGCAGATGGTGCTGGGCGAGCTGGCCCCGAAGAACCTCGCCATCGCCGTACCGGAAAGGCTGGCCACGGCACTGGCCGGTTCCACTCTGGGCTACCTGAAGGTGGTCGGCCCGGTCGTCCGGATCTTCGACGGGGCGGCCAACAGGCTGCTGCGCGGAGTCGGTATCGAACCGGTCGAGGAACTGCACCACGGCGCCACCCTGGAGGAGCTGGGCCACCTGATCGGCGAGTCCCACGAACAGGGAGAGCTGCCGCGGGGAACGGCCCAGCTGCTCGACCACGCGCTGGAGTTCTCCGAGCGGACGCTGCATGAGGTGATGGTGCCGCGGGCCGACGCGGTCTTCGTCCGCAAGGACGCCACCGCCGCGGAGGCCGTCACCCTCATCGCCCGGCACGGCCACTCCAACTACCCCGTACTCGGAGACCATCCGGACGACGTCGCGGGCGTACTGGGTGTGCGGGAGCTGATGGGACTGCCCGCCGGGCAGTTCACCGCCACCACGGCCGGGGCAGCGGCCCGGCGGCCCCTGCTGCTGCCGGACACCCTGCCACTGCCGGATGCCGTGGAGCGGATGCGCGAGGACGACGACGAGTTCGCCGTCGTCCTGGACGAGCACGGAGGCGTGGCCGGTGTCGTCACCTACGAGGACATCGCCGAGGAACTGGTGGGTGACATCGCCGACGAGTCGGACACCGTCACCGCGGTGGCCGTCGCGGACGGCGAGGGCTGGCTGGTGGACGCCGGGCGCCGCCTGGACGAGGTGGCCGAGGCCACCGGCGTCGAGCTGCCCGAGGAGGACGACTACGAAACCGTGGCCGGGCTCGTCGTCGACCGGCTCGGCCGCTTCCCGGCGATCGGGGACCGGCTCACCGTGGAGCTGCGTGGAGGCGGCAGCGCCGTGATCGACGTACGGACTCTGGACCGGCACGTGCCCGAGCGGATCCGGATCGAGTGGCTGGCCGAGAAGGCGGAGGAGCAGGCATGA
- a CDS encoding serine hydrolase, protein MHENPPARRRGRSRREQRRRRRARRRRITWTVTSVVVLIGGAAYAITGTDSGESSAPTRAKAPSSPAVSARAKAGEAPADAEPLPSPTSTLKPFDLEPALAPVTALFGDNRMSVAMLDVESGAMATYGHDAFDTASIVKVDILATLLLQAQDQGRRLTTEERAQSAAMIQKSDNDSTSALWTRIGSARGLDAANERLGLTQTQGGDGTVWGITQTTAEDQIRLLQSVFGDKSPLSEASRAYIQDLMQHVVGSQTWGVSAAADSGTTALKNGWLKRTQTKKWDVNSIGRIQRDGRVYLMAVLLNNCSTQEVGISIVEQATHASAKAFSRKLKEKPTT, encoded by the coding sequence GTGCATGAGAACCCACCTGCTCGGCGACGTGGCCGCTCCCGCCGGGAGCAACGGCGTCGTCGCAGGGCCAGGCGACGCCGCATCACGTGGACCGTGACCTCGGTCGTGGTCCTGATCGGCGGCGCCGCCTATGCCATCACCGGGACCGACTCCGGTGAGTCGTCCGCGCCCACCCGGGCGAAGGCTCCGTCCTCACCGGCCGTCTCGGCCCGGGCGAAGGCGGGCGAGGCGCCTGCGGACGCGGAACCGCTGCCGTCGCCCACCTCGACGCTGAAGCCGTTCGACCTCGAACCGGCTCTGGCCCCCGTGACCGCGCTCTTCGGCGACAACCGGATGTCGGTGGCCATGCTGGACGTCGAGAGCGGTGCCATGGCGACGTACGGACACGACGCCTTCGACACCGCCAGCATCGTGAAGGTGGACATCCTGGCGACCCTGCTGCTCCAGGCCCAGGACCAGGGGCGGAGGTTGACCACCGAGGAGCGCGCCCAGTCCGCTGCCATGATCCAGAAGAGCGACAACGACTCCACCAGTGCTCTGTGGACCCGGATAGGCAGTGCCCGCGGGCTCGACGCTGCCAACGAACGGCTCGGCCTGACCCAGACACAGGGCGGTGACGGGACCGTCTGGGGCATCACCCAGACCACGGCGGAAGATCAGATACGTCTGCTCCAGTCGGTGTTCGGCGACAAGTCGCCCTTGAGCGAGGCGTCGCGTGCTTACATCCAGGACCTGATGCAGCACGTCGTGGGAAGCCAGACGTGGGGCGTGTCCGCAGCAGCCGACTCGGGCACGACCGCACTGAAGAACGGTTGGCTCAAGCGGACTCAGACCAAGAAGTGGGACGTCAACAGCATCGGTCGGATACAGCGTGACGGTCGCGTCTATCTGATGGCGGTACTCCTCAACAACTGCAGCACCCAGGAGGTCGGCATCAGCATCGTGGAGCAGGCAACACACGCGTCCGCGAAGGCGTTCTCCCGAAAGCTCAAGGAGAAGCCCACCACCTGA
- a CDS encoding oxidoreductase — translation MTTVNHWTPGDIPDQAGRTALITGGNSGIGLETARALARHGARVILAGRSRTRLGQAAEAVRAATPEARTDTLVLDLSDLSSVRDAATRIAETETVDLLFNNAGVMNLPERRTTHDGLEMTVGTNHLGHFAFNAQVWPAVRRSPAPRVVTVSAIAARWPVGRLEDLMSEKSYRAMGAYAKSKRANIVYTLELARRTASSPVEALVVHPGAAMTNLQQHGTGPLSRMVTPIAARLLMGSAEGAAWPSLYAATSPHVQSGWFIGPAGRDQTSGTPRPAKLPTGADDPAEGRRLWAASEQLTGVPFDIEAEAAA, via the coding sequence GTGACGACAGTGAACCACTGGACCCCCGGCGACATCCCCGACCAGGCCGGCCGCACCGCGCTGATCACCGGCGGGAACAGCGGGATCGGTCTCGAGACCGCCCGCGCGCTCGCCCGGCACGGGGCCCGCGTCATCCTGGCCGGCCGCAGCCGGACCAGGCTGGGCCAGGCCGCGGAGGCGGTGCGCGCCGCGACCCCCGAGGCCCGGACGGACACCCTCGTGCTCGACCTCTCCGACCTCTCCTCCGTCCGCGACGCCGCCACCCGGATCGCCGAGACCGAGACGGTCGACCTGCTCTTCAACAACGCGGGCGTGATGAACCTGCCCGAGCGGCGAACCACCCACGACGGCCTCGAGATGACGGTGGGCACCAATCACCTCGGCCACTTCGCCTTCAACGCCCAGGTATGGCCCGCCGTGCGCCGCTCGCCCGCACCGCGCGTGGTCACCGTCAGCGCCATCGCGGCGCGGTGGCCGGTGGGCAGGCTGGAGGACCTGATGAGTGAAAAGAGCTACCGCGCCATGGGCGCCTACGCCAAGTCCAAGCGCGCCAACATCGTCTACACCCTCGAACTCGCGCGCCGTACCGCAAGCAGCCCCGTCGAGGCCCTCGTCGTGCACCCGGGGGCGGCGATGACCAATCTGCAGCAGCACGGCACCGGCCCCCTGAGCCGCATGGTGACCCCGATCGCCGCACGCCTGCTCATGGGCTCGGCCGAGGGTGCCGCCTGGCCCTCCCTGTATGCGGCGACCAGCCCGCACGTCCAGTCGGGCTGGTTCATCGGCCCCGCCGGACGCGACCAGACTTCCGGCACCCCCAGGCCCGCCAAACTCCCCACAGGCGCCGACGACCCCGCGGAGGGCAGGCGGCTCTGGGCGGCGAGCGAACAGCTCACCGGTGTCCCCTTCGACATCGAAGCCGAAGCCGCCGCCTAA
- a CDS encoding VOC family protein, whose amino-acid sequence MTFIRRFDHVGITVSDLEAVTAFFVSLGLEADRKMAVEGEFLDTVIGMTDARTEIVMLRPPGGGTTLELSSFTRPDHLPGSPAAPANELGLRNVAFEVHDLQAAVDHAVVDGYGLVGGIGEYEGEWRMAYVRGPEGIIVSLAERIEK is encoded by the coding sequence ATGACGTTCATCAGGCGCTTCGACCACGTCGGCATCACCGTCTCCGACCTCGAGGCCGTGACGGCGTTCTTCGTCAGTCTCGGCCTGGAGGCCGACCGGAAGATGGCCGTCGAAGGCGAGTTCCTGGACACGGTGATCGGCATGACCGACGCCCGCACCGAGATCGTCATGCTGCGACCGCCCGGCGGAGGTACGACGCTGGAGTTGTCGAGCTTCACGCGGCCGGACCACCTTCCGGGATCGCCTGCCGCGCCGGCGAACGAACTCGGCCTGCGCAACGTCGCCTTCGAGGTGCACGACCTCCAAGCCGCGGTCGACCATGCCGTCGTCGACGGCTACGGCCTGGTGGGGGGCATCGGTGAATACGAAGGCGAGTGGCGGATGGCCTACGTCCGCGGGCCAGAGGGGATCATCGTCTCGTTGGCCGAGCGCATCGAGAAGTGA
- a CDS encoding TetR/AcrR family transcriptional regulator — protein MTNFQRARSEEQRAVRRQAILDTTAAMLEEMPVGEVSLNELSRRVGLAKSNVLRYFESREAILLELLDRAWQQWVADLPALVHAGVDQGAPVSRRAEQFAAVIAASLAGRQVLCDLLSAQAGVLEHNVSLQVAARYKRAAVANVADIAALAHQHLPELGASAPQLTAAMIMAVGAVWTHARPSPAMLSAYEADPSLTAFKLDFVTTLQEMLATLTAGTIARESA, from the coding sequence ATGACGAACTTCCAGCGCGCGCGCAGTGAGGAGCAGCGTGCGGTACGGCGCCAGGCCATCCTCGACACCACCGCCGCCATGCTCGAGGAGATGCCCGTCGGCGAGGTCAGCCTGAACGAGCTGAGCCGCCGCGTCGGTCTGGCGAAGTCCAATGTGCTGCGCTACTTCGAATCGCGTGAGGCCATCCTGCTGGAGCTGCTCGACCGTGCCTGGCAGCAGTGGGTGGCCGACTTGCCTGCCCTTGTGCACGCCGGCGTCGACCAGGGGGCTCCGGTGAGCCGGCGGGCAGAGCAGTTCGCCGCCGTCATCGCGGCCTCCCTCGCCGGGCGCCAGGTCCTGTGCGACTTGCTCAGCGCGCAGGCGGGCGTACTGGAGCACAACGTTTCCCTGCAGGTGGCCGCCCGCTACAAGCGCGCAGCCGTGGCCAACGTCGCCGACATCGCGGCATTGGCCCACCAGCACCTTCCTGAGCTGGGCGCCAGCGCACCACAGTTGACCGCAGCCATGATCATGGCCGTCGGGGCCGTATGGACACACGCGCGGCCCTCCCCCGCGATGCTCTCCGCCTACGAAGCGGATCCCTCGCTCACCGCGTTCAAGCTGGACTTCGTGACCACCCTGCAGGAGATGCTGGCGACGCTCACCGCAGGCACCATCGCCCGCGAATCCGCCTGA
- a CDS encoding hemolysin family protein has product MSFPLALLVTVLLLVGSGFFVAAEFALVAAKRHRMEKAVADGQRGAKAALAGMRELSLMLAGAQLGITVCTLGLGSVSKPAISHELDPLLHELGLPAALSYGVAFALAMIVVVFLHMVLGEMAPKSWAIAHPERSAMLLAPPFRAVTTAVRPLIRVLNRISNALVRLCRVAPRDELASVHNRDQLTHLVEESERLGLISETDSDLLTRSLTEPETPVRDLMTPAAGIVAADAGAEAEEILALAAAHDRTRLLVRQEDAILGSVHARDVLVARAQGRATGARALARPVPELAEDATVAEAIEVLRRRRASLAVVRDGAGRLTGIVSLDDLLARYLQPQTA; this is encoded by the coding sequence ATGAGTTTCCCGTTGGCTCTTCTCGTCACCGTCCTGCTGCTCGTCGGCAGTGGGTTCTTCGTCGCGGCCGAGTTCGCGCTGGTCGCCGCCAAACGGCACCGCATGGAGAAGGCCGTGGCCGACGGGCAGCGCGGCGCCAAGGCCGCACTGGCCGGCATGCGGGAACTCTCGCTGATGCTGGCCGGAGCCCAGCTCGGCATCACCGTGTGCACGCTGGGACTCGGCTCGGTGTCCAAGCCCGCGATCTCCCACGAACTGGACCCCCTGCTGCACGAGTTGGGCCTGCCCGCCGCGCTCAGCTACGGCGTGGCCTTCGCCCTGGCGATGATCGTCGTGGTGTTCCTCCACATGGTCCTCGGCGAGATGGCGCCCAAGTCCTGGGCGATCGCCCACCCCGAGCGCTCCGCGATGCTGCTGGCCCCGCCCTTCCGCGCCGTCACGACCGCCGTACGGCCGCTGATCCGGGTCCTCAACCGCATCAGCAACGCCCTGGTCCGCCTCTGCCGGGTCGCCCCGCGCGACGAACTGGCCTCCGTCCACAACCGGGACCAGCTCACCCACCTGGTGGAGGAGTCCGAACGGCTCGGTCTGATCAGCGAGACCGACTCCGACCTGCTGACCCGCTCACTGACCGAGCCCGAGACGCCCGTGCGCGACCTGATGACCCCGGCCGCCGGCATCGTCGCGGCCGACGCCGGTGCCGAGGCGGAGGAGATCCTCGCCCTGGCCGCCGCGCACGACCGCACCCGGCTGCTGGTCCGCCAGGAGGACGCGATTCTCGGTTCCGTGCACGCCCGCGACGTCCTGGTGGCGCGAGCGCAAGGGCGAGCGACCGGTGCCCGCGCGCTGGCACGTCCCGTGCCCGAACTGGCGGAGGACGCCACGGTCGCCGAGGCCATCGAGGTCCTGCGCCGCCGGCGGGCGTCGCTCGCCGTGGTCCGCGACGGCGCGGGGCGGCTCACCGGCATCGTGAGCCTGGACGACCTGCTGGCCCGCTACCTCCAGCCGCAGACCGCATAG